A segment of the Zalophus californianus isolate mZalCal1 chromosome 3, mZalCal1.pri.v2, whole genome shotgun sequence genome:
TCTTCTCCCGTCACTGTATCctaacttcttccttttcctgtctgTGCTTTATGCTTGGAGCCCTGAGCATTGCGTTAAATGTTCTTCACACAAACGGACTTGGCAAAGGAGGTCATGAGATTTTACTAATAAGAGAAGCAGAGTTACCAGGTATTGCCATAAATAATGGGACCCTTCGTTTTTGACAGTCCGGTAATGGGCATCGTTTTCTTACTTTATAGCCCAGCTAATTACGGTTAAAGCTGGAAAATGGGAGCATCATTTATGGGATTCAGGCTGCGGTCTTTTTAAGTAATGATGATGATCTGAGAGGTGTTAGGGTACTAACAGAACACCACAGTTTCCCACAGTTgtgggaaaaagacaaatgagaTCACCTGGGATGCGAGCTGGGGCTGATTAGCCGAGGGCGCGATGCCCACAGAGCCCCTGGACCCACTCGCCAAGGCAGCTCTCCAGCCAGGCAGCTGCATGCATGACCTGATGGTCAAAAGGCTTTAAGGTGGGGATTTATTCCAGCCAAAACATCCGCTGCAAAGTCCTCCGCCCCCCCTCATTAGCATTCCACCTGCAGCAGAACTGAGGCGAAGGGGTAAAAATTGTATTACTCAGTGCACTCAACTTCCTGACACGCAGggattttctttgtattaaaaTCCAGGATAGCTGTAAATCTGGGCAGCACTCCCCAGAATTCATTAAGATGGGATTTGATAAGGATCCTCCTGCATTTGATTGGATGGATGCCCTGCCTGGTGTCCCCAGGTGCCCAGTGACAGGTGACTGATGGAGGGACCCATCTGGAAGGAGCTCACACTAGAGTCCTCTTCCACGGGGTGGCCCGGCAGGGAGGAGTGCCATTTCCCATTGGATGAGCCTGATCCTTGAGTGAAATGAGTTAACTGCTTCTCTGCTAAGGAAGTGCTTAGAATTTTAAGTGAAACCATTTTTATTCTTCAGTCTGGTGAAACTGAAGTGGTAATTTGCATTGATACATTTTCGTGGGCTATATACAAAGCCTGCTTAATAGctttgggtttttaattttaaaaatatccctctAAGGGAATTGTTCCGGGGAACATAATAGGGATATAACTTCTGAGGGATTCTAACAAGATTTTAATAGCTGGCAAGCTCTCtgattttcatttggttttaatttttatgtgacaTTATCATTAGATgtgtcaaagaaacaaaaagtggtTTATATTACTGGAGACAGTGCctggaaaacaaagcaagaaagatctTGTCGTCCCCTGACCCCAGCCTGACCCATccgcctccccccgcccacctctccctcaaaagcattctctttttcttggttgTTTTATTCACTCCCCTCCCTTCACTGTAAATGATTTCTCTTTGGGGCATAGCCAGGGAGAACACCTTGACCCCATAACATGGATATGGCCTCTCTCTCATGAACGAACATTTATTCcaagaatatttgttgaacacctgctatgtgaCAGGCTGTCTTCCAGGATTACCACTGTGAGCAAAACAGACATATGAATATCGGTTAATGATAAGTGCcgtggagaaaataaaattaggaggggggtggagaggtCCACTTTAACATAACCCTCTGTGAGTCCTTACCTGGGGCTCAGCATCATTATGCTAAGGACACGATCAGAACCTTATCTTCAGCAGCGCCCGCTGGGGAAAGAGTCTCAGGCTCCTGAGGCCACACGGCTTCCAAAGGCCTGGATCACAGCCCAGGCCCAGTGAACCCAGGGCCAGATTCCACCCCCCAACAGCCCACACGGAAGGTGGGAGGTGACAGCCTTCACGGCCCAGGTGAGCTTTCCGCCAAGCATATCCCTCTTAACCTGGTtcatggaaataaagagaaacttcctgctttattttccaagACTACACTAAGGAACTATAATTcaatttgcattatttcttttcaaaggaaaaagaaactggcAGATGGTGTTTTTGGAGGGCCAGTTTGATAGAACAGAATGCGTATTGACTTAATCACGTATTAGAGACGAAGTGGGGGTAGTCCCACTAAAAACACGGTCCTTTCTTACAGTTGTTAGTTACAGGACCCCAGAATAGTCACAAATTCTGTGAAACAAGGCACAGTTGGGGTGGGGGCTTATTCTTCTCTGAaggaaatttcttcttcttctggataTACTTTGTCATgtatgagagggagaaaaaacactTAGGTATTTAATTATCCGTTACTTTTCAAAACACACACCCCCTGGTTGAGATGACTAACTTTGGCCTCTCTGACCGCTGTCTACATGGGTAACATAGCTGAACGCCACAAACCATAAATTACCTCGAGTCACTGTTTACAGCGTTGGGGTTTTTCAGACTTGAACGTTGGCTCAGAAATAATGTGAATGACACCAGACGTAAAACAGTTGCTTTTCAAGGTACGCGGGGGAGGTGGTTTCCAAGTCGTCATCCTGAGTGATCATTTAAAGGAGGCTGGAAGAGGCTAGCCTCAAAAGGCTTATTTTGGTGAAGACTGGGTTCAGCTTGTCAAGGGAACCTTCCCCCACCCCGTTCGCATGTTCTGTGTTGAGGGCAGAGCGTGGCACCAGCTCAGAAACACTGAGAGCTGCTTTGGAAGCTCTTCATTGCCCATGCCCGGCTACAGGCAGTGGGTCACACTGCTCAGAACGTCACTGTGGCTGAGTCGGTCACACTCAGCTTGTCTCTCTACCCGGCAGCAGCTCTGGGAAGTTAGGTACAGTAGTAAAGAGAGGGCCAGTCAAAATGAGATggtatttggggtgcctggctggctcagtcggtggaccTTGAGACTCTCGATCTCAAGtttgtgagttagagccccacgttgggtgtagagatgacttaaaaataaagtctttaaaaatggaaaaattttaaaaatgagatggcATCTTCGTGGTCCCGGGGAAACAGGGTCCGATGAACTCCCCCGCTGTGCTAAGTTAGAGGGCTGCCGTGCTGGCCCTGCTGAGTGAAGCCGGAGTTTGCTTCGGCTGGTTTCTGCTGATTGCCTGGTGCCCTGTGCACCTCTCGAAGAGCGCCCTCCTCCCTCGCTCTGCTCAGTGCTCTGCACGCCCGTGGGCCTCGCCCTCACCACCTGTCTCTTTGTGTTTTGTGCAGTGCCTTCTCCCAGTGCCTTGCTAGTAGACAATCCCACACCttttggaaatgcaaaggaagTGATCGCAATCAAGGACTACTGCCCTACCAACTTCACCACCCTGAAGTTCTCCAAGGGGGACCACCTCTACGTCCTGGACACGTCCGGCGGGGAGTGGTGGTATGCGCACAACACCACGGAGATGGGCTACATCCCCTCCTCCTACGTGCAGCCCTTAAACTACCGGAACTCCACTCTGAGCGACAGCGGGGTGATTGACAATCTTCCAGACAGCCCAGACGAGGTGGCCAAGGAGTTAGACCTGCTCGGGGGGTGGACGGATGACAAAGGATGCAGCAAAACCTACAGCAATAACCCTTTCTGGACCGGGGCCCAGACAAACCCATTTCTGAATGGGAACGTGCCGGTGGCACCCAGCGTGGACGAGCTGGCTCCCAAAAGTACTGTGGATCTGCTCCTTTTTGATACAGGTGCGTCTTCTTTCACGGAGTCCAGCTCCGCCACCACGAACAGCACCGGCAACATCTTCGACGAGATGCCGGCCGCGAGCCACCTCCAGGCAGAGGCACCGGGCAAGCGGGACAACCCATTCTTCAGGAGCAAGCGCTCCTACAGCCTGTCGGAGCTGTCGGTCCTCCAGGCCAAGTCGGACGCTCCCGACTCATCGGGGTTCTTCACAGGCTTGAAATCCCCGGCCCCGGAGCAGTTCCAGAGCCGGGAGGACTTCCGCGCCGCCTGGCTGAGCCACCGGAAGCTGGCCCGCTCTTGCCACGATCTGGACTTGCTGGGCCAGAGCCCCGGCTGGGGCCAGACCCAGGCGGTGGAGACGAGCATCGCGTGCAAGCTGGACAGTTCCGGGGGTGCTGTGCAGCTGCCTGATACCAACATCAGCATCCACGTGCCTGAAGGCCACGTGGCCCCTGGCGAGACGCAGCAGATCTCGATGAAAGCGCTGCTGGACCCCCCGCTGGAGCTCAACAGTGACCGGTGCAGCAGCGTCAGCCCGGTGCTGGAGGTGAAGCTGAGCACCCTGGAGGTGAAAACCTACATCATCTTGGAGATGAAAGTGTCAGCCGAggtgaaaaatgacatttttagcaAAAGCACAGTGGGCCTCCAGTGCCTGAGGAGCGACTTGAAGGAAGGGCCCTATGTCCCCATCCCGCTCACCTACAGCTATGGGGACACAGTCCAGGTACAGCTAGACAACCTGGAGCCCTGTATGTACCTGGCCATCGTTGCCCATGGCCCGAACATTCTCTACCCTTCCACGGTGTGGGACTTCATCAATAAAAAGATCACCGTGGGGCTCTACGGCCCCAAACACATTCACCCGTCCTTCAAGACCGTGGTGACCGTTTTTGGGCACGATTGTGCCCCAAAGACACTACTGGTCAGCGAGGTCACCCGtcaggcccccagccccgccccagtGGCCCTGCAGCTCTGGGGTAAGCACCAGTTCGTCCTGTCCAGGCCCCAGGACCTCCACGTCTGCATGTTTTCCAACATGACCAACTACGAGGTCAGAGGCAATGAGCAGGCCAAAGTGGTGAGGGGATTCCAGATGAAGCTGGGCAAGGTGAGCCGCCTCATCTTTCCCATCACCTGCCAGAACCCCAGCGAGCTGTCTGACTTCACCCTGCGGGTTCAGGTGAGAGGCGACCAGGAGGCCATCCTGACGCAGTTCTGTGTCCAGACTCCCCAGCCACCCCCTAAAAGTACCATCAAGCCTTCCGGGCAAAGACGATTCCTCAAGAAGAACGAGGTCGGAAAGATCATTTTGTCCCCGTTTGCTGCCACTACCAAGTACCCGACTTTTCAGGACCGCCCAGTGGCCAGCCTCAAGTTCGGCAAATTGCTCAAGACCGTGGTGCGGCAGAGCAAGAACCACTACCTGCTGGAGTACAAGAAGGGCGACACGATcgctctgctcagcgaggagaaGATTCGGCTCAAGGGGCAGCTGTGGACCAAGGAGTGGTACATCGGCTACCACCAGGGCAAGGTCGGCCTCGTGCACGCCAAGAACGTGCTGGTGGTGGGCAAGGCCAGGCCGAGCCTCCTCTCGGGGCCCGAGCTGAGCACGTCGGTGCTGCTCGAGCAGATCCTGCGGCCGTGTAAGTTCCTCACCTACATCTACGCCTCTGTCAGGACCCTGCTCATGGAGAACATCGGCAGCTGGCGCTCCTTCGCCGACGCCCTGGGCTACGGGAATCTGCCGCTCACCTTTTTCTGCCGGGCAGAGCTGGACAGCGAGCCCGAGCGGGTGGCCTCTGTCCtggagaagctgaaggaggaTTGTAACAACACGGAGAACAAAGACCGAAAATCCTTCCAGAAGGAG
Coding sequences within it:
- the SH3BP4 gene encoding SH3 domain-binding protein 4, translating into MAAQRIRAANSSGLPRCKSEGTLIDLSEGFSEASFNDVKVPSPSALLVDNPTPFGNAKEVIAIKDYCPTNFTTLKFSKGDHLYVLDTSGGEWWYAHNTTEMGYIPSSYVQPLNYRNSTLSDSGVIDNLPDSPDEVAKELDLLGGWTDDKGCSKTYSNNPFWTGAQTNPFLNGNVPVAPSVDELAPKSTVDLLLFDTGASSFTESSSATTNSTGNIFDEMPAASHLQAEAPGKRDNPFFRSKRSYSLSELSVLQAKSDAPDSSGFFTGLKSPAPEQFQSREDFRAAWLSHRKLARSCHDLDLLGQSPGWGQTQAVETSIACKLDSSGGAVQLPDTNISIHVPEGHVAPGETQQISMKALLDPPLELNSDRCSSVSPVLEVKLSTLEVKTYIILEMKVSAEVKNDIFSKSTVGLQCLRSDLKEGPYVPIPLTYSYGDTVQVQLDNLEPCMYLAIVAHGPNILYPSTVWDFINKKITVGLYGPKHIHPSFKTVVTVFGHDCAPKTLLVSEVTRQAPSPAPVALQLWGKHQFVLSRPQDLHVCMFSNMTNYEVRGNEQAKVVRGFQMKLGKVSRLIFPITCQNPSELSDFTLRVQVRGDQEAILTQFCVQTPQPPPKSTIKPSGQRRFLKKNEVGKIILSPFAATTKYPTFQDRPVASLKFGKLLKTVVRQSKNHYLLEYKKGDTIALLSEEKIRLKGQLWTKEWYIGYHQGKVGLVHAKNVLVVGKARPSLLSGPELSTSVLLEQILRPCKFLTYIYASVRTLLMENIGSWRSFADALGYGNLPLTFFCRAELDSEPERVASVLEKLKEDCNNTENKDRKSFQKELMMALLKMDCQGLVVRLIQDFVLLTTAVEVAQRWRELAEKLAKVSKQQMDAYESPHRDRNGVVDSEAMWKPAYDFLLTWSHQIGDSYRDVIQELHIGLDKMKNPITRRWKHLTGTLILVNSLDILRAAAFSPMDHDDFVI